The following are encoded together in the Strongyloides ratti genome assembly S_ratti_ED321, chromosome : 2 genome:
- a CDS encoding Splicing factor 3B subunit 5: MTAPTERFHVLAQLEHLHSKFVGTGHADSTRWEWLTNQHRDTLSSIIGHQDNLSYVAVAQNKSKARVKFELLKKMIQPCGPPPEKSPLDDL; encoded by the exons ATGACTGCTCCTACAGAAAGATTTCACGTTTTAGCTCAATTAGAACATTTACATTCTAAATTTGTTGGTACTGGTCATGCTGATTCTACAAGATGGGAATGGTTAACAAATCAGCATAGGGATACTTTATCCTCAATAATTG ggCATCaagataatttatcatatgtTGCTGTAGCACAGAATAAAAGTAAAGCGCGTGTAAAATTTGAGTTGTTGAAGAAAATGATTCAACCTTGTGGACCACCACCTGAAAAGTCACCATTGGatgatttataa